The Constrictibacter sp. MBR-5 DNA window GGCCGCCATCCACGGCGTGCAGCACGTCTTCCACGAGCCGCGGTGGCTGGAGGGCTGGCCCTCGGCGGACCGGCGCTCGCGCCTGGTCTTCATCACGCAGGGCTTGTCGCAGGCGTGGGTGGAGACGCTGCTGGGCGTGATCGAGGCCGAGGCGGCGGAGGCGGGCTCGGGCCGGGCACACTGACCCGGCTGTCTACGGCAGCGCCTCGATCCGCAGCACGGCGCCCTCGACGCCGACGACGCGGACCCGGGTGCCGGCGGCGAGGTCGCCCCCCGCGGTGACGTAGCTCCAGACGCCGTCGCCCACCTTGACCCGGCCCCGACCGTCCACGCTCGGCGCGTCCAGGGTGAAGTGCTGGCCGACCAGCTTCCGGCCGCGGCGGTTCAGGTCCGGATGGTCGCTGTCGCCGTCGCGCACCCGGAAGAAGCCACGGCCGCCATAGACCGAAGCCACCGAAAGTACCGCGAACAGCACCAGCTGGATGCCCCAGGGCAGAGCCGGCAGGAGGAGCAGGACGAAGCCGATGACGACGGCGGCGATGCCGATCCACAGGAAGAACACGCCCGGAACGAGAATTTCGACGGCACCGAGCAGGGCGCCGAACGCCATCCAGTGCCAGTAGTCGATCTGCTCCAGCATGGGGGTCAGCCGGTGAAGCCGGACGGCGGGACGGAGCCGCCCTGGCGGAGGCCCCCGGCGGCGCGCTCGACGAGACCCGGCGGTACCTGACCCGGGAAGGCGCCGCGCGCGATCTCGGCGATGCCGCCGATGGCGCCGATGACGCTGGCCGCCTCCAGCGGCATCAGCACGACCTTCTGGTTGTTCGCCGTCGCGATCGCCTGCAGCGCCTCGACGTATTTCTGCGCGACGAAATAGTTGATCGCCTGGGCATTGCCGCCGGCGATGGCGGCGGAGACGAGTTCGGTCGCCTTCGCCTCCGCCTCGGCCTCGCGCTCGCGCGCCTCGGCGTCGCGGAAGGCGGCCTCGCGGCGGCCCTCGGCCTCCAGGATCGCCGACTGCTTCAGGCCCTCGGCCTTCAGGATCTGGCCCTGCCGGTCGCCCTCGGCCTCGAGGATGGTCGCGCGCTTCTCGCGCTCGGCCTTCATCTGGCGCGCCATGGCGTTCACCAGTTCGGTCGGCGGCTCGATGTTCTTGATCTCGATGCGGGTGATCTTGACGCCCCAGGGATTGGTCGCCTCGTCGACGACCGTCAGCAGCTTCGCGTTGATGACGTCGCGCTGCGACAGCAAGTCGTCGAGGTCCATCGAGCCCATGACCGTGCGCAGGTTGGTCATGGTCAGGTTCATGATGGCGAACTCGAGCTGGCGCACCTCGTAGGAGGCCGCCACCGGATCGAGCACCTGGTAGAAGACGACGCCGTCGACGCCGACCATCGCGTTGTCGCGGGTGATCGTCTCCTGCGAGGGGATGTCGAGCACCTGCTCCATCATGTTCATGCGGGCGCCGATGCGGTCGATGAAGGGAACGATGATGTGCAGGCCCGGCGGCAGGGTGCGCGTGTACCGGCCGAACCGCTCCACAGTGTACTCGTAGCCCTGGGACACCGTCTGGACGCCCATGAAGACGGTGAGGACCGCCATGACGACGACGATGATCGCGAAGATTTCGAAAGCGCCGAAGCCCATGCCTGTCTCCATCCGCCGTTTGCCGCGGGACGATGCAGACCTACCGGAATAGCGTTAACGGCACTTTACCGGGATCGCAGCGACGGCGCGTCAGTCCCCGGCAAATGGATTGACGATCAATAACTGTTCGAACCGCCGGCCGGTCTGCAGATCTTCGCTGAAGAGCGTTTCACACCCTGCACCGACAGCCGCCTCGACGATCAGCGCGTCCCAGAAAGAGAGGCGGTCCCGCTGCTCCCGGACGATGGCGGCGCGGATCATCGGTACGTTGACCTGGAGCACGCGCAGCGTCGCCCAGAGATCCACGCGACGACGGGCGATATCGGGCCGAACACCCAGCTTCCGGGTTGCCGCCGCGTAGTATTCCTGCAGTACCTGCGTCGAGATCACGCCTTCGCCGGACCGGCGCAACCGCTCCCACAGGACCCTCGCCGTCGCCTGCTTCTCGGGTGCATCCGTGGCGTCGAGATAGAGAAGAACGTTGGTGTCGAGGAAGCTACCGCCGGGCATGCAGTTCGTCGCGGTCGAACGTCCAATCGCCGATCCGTCCGGTCGTCTCGGCGGTCAACCGTGCCATCTCGGCGCAATCCCGGTCGGCGCTCCCTCCGCCGGCCAGCTGTTCGACCGTCTCGCGCAGGACCTGATCCAGGCTCTTGTTCATCGCCCGGGCGGCTTCGGCGGCACGCTCGGCAGTCGGTTCGTCAATGGTGAGGACGATGTCCATCCGCATTCCCCGGAAAGTCGGTGCCGAACGCAGGATATGGACGATCGCCCGGATACTGCAATCTCACCGCTACTCGGCCGCCTTCTTCACGTAGCCGTCGCGGGACTGCGGCAGCTTCTTCTTCAGGATGCCGCCGGCGACCACCGTGCGCAGGATCTCCGCCGTGCCGCCGCCGATGGTGAACATGCGGACGTCGCGCACCATGCGCTCCACCGGATTGTTCCGCGAATAGCCGCGGGCGCCGAAGATCTGGAGCGCCTGATTGGCGACCTCGATGGCGGATTCCGAGGTGAAGACCTTGGCTTGCGCCGCCATCACCATGTCGGGGAAGCCGCCGGGCGGTGCGCTGGCCGCCGCCTTGTAGACCAGCGCCTGGGACGCGGCGAGCTTGATCGACATGTCGGCGAGCTTCCACTGGATGCCCTGGAACTCGTTGATCGGCCGGCCGAACTGCTCGCGCGTCTCGCTCCAGTCGAGGGCCAGTTCGTAGGCGCCCTGGGCGATGCCGAGCGCCACGGTCGCAGCACCGACGCGCTGGCTGTTGTAGGCGTTCATCAGGTCGGCGAAGCCCTTCTTCAGGCCGCGCGGCGGCATCACCAGGGCGGAAGGCGGCACCTCCATGTCCTCGAAGGCGATCTCGGCCTCGGGGATGCCGCGCAGGCCCATGGTGGGCTCGCGCTTGACGATCTTCAGGCCCTCGGTCTCGTCGCGGATGGCGAGGAAGCCGCCGATCCCCTCCTCCTCGCCCTTCTCGTCGAAGACCCGGGCGAAGATGAGGTGCAGGCGCGAGACGCCGCCGCCGGTGATCCAGTGCTTGGCACCGTTGATGACGTAGCGGTTGCCGCGCTTGTCGGCGCGCGTCGTCATCTCGGTCGCGGAACTGCCGGCGCCGGGCTCGGTGATGCAGATGGCCGGCTTGTCGCCGTCGAGCACCATGCCGGCGGCGAGTTGCCTCTGCTCGTGGGTGCCGTAGGCCATGACGGCGGAGATGGCGCCCATGTTGGTCTCGACGACGACGCGCCCGGTGACCGAGCAGGCCTGGCTCATCTGCTCGGTGACGAGCACGGCGTCGAGATAGGAGAGCCCCTGCCCGCCATATTCGGTCGGGATGGTCATGCCGACGAAGCCGCCGTCCTTCAGCCGCTCGACATTGTCCCAGGGATACTGCTCGGTGCGGTCGACCTCGGCGGCGCGGCCCCTGACGGGCCCCTGCGCGAGTTCGCGCGCACGCGCCTGGAGTTTCAGCTGCTCGGGGGTGAGGGCGAACATGGAGCATCCTCCGGCCATGGTTCGACCGTTTGTAGCGGTCGCCCGGGATGATGTCGACGGGAGGTGCCGGAAGGCCGCTGGCCGATCCCGCGCGCTCGCGATGGGGACGTGTTACCAATGCCCGTCTTACCAATGCCCGTCGGTGATCCGGCCAAGCGTGCCTCGATCCAAAGGGAAGCAAGTTGCCGCTACATCCTTTGGTTACCGCGAGCCTCGTCCTTGTCGGAGGCGTTGGTGTCGTGGCGGCGGGGTACATCGCCCTCCGCGATGACTGCTTCGCGCTATCGTGGCGAGACGTCACCTTCAGAGATGCGATCCAGTCCGAGCTGAGGGAACCCGGCAACGCGGTGACGCTGACTTCGCTTCTCGGCGACTGGCGTCGCGCCTGCATCATCGGCCCTTATCAAGGGCGGCGGCGCATCACCGACCGGCTCGGCGCGCCCGTCCCAGCCGGTCCCTGGAGCGTGTCCGACGCCTTTTGGGGGATAGCCTTCATCAACGGCAATGGTGATGTGCAGGTCGTCAAAACGTTCAGGGACATCGACTACGAAGGCGATTCTTCGAGATGCGTGGATGCCGGCGGCGGCGCAGCTCTCGTCAGACTCGATAGCGGCGCAGACGGCGGTTCCGGATTCTGGCACGTGACGCTGAAATAGGTGCCGGCCGGCCGATGCCGTCATCGGCTCGGTTCGAGCGCCCGCACGCCGGCGACAGGCCGGCCCCTGTCGCGGACGGCGCGACATCGGGCGCATGTGACAAGGCGGGCGAAGCCCCATAGGCTGCCGCGGTCATCGGCGAAGACGGGACGAGATGTTCGAGGGGCGTGACCTTGCCTGCCTGCGCGGCGAGCGGCTGGTGTTCGGCGGGGTGGATTTCGTCCTCTCCGCCGGCGAGGCCCTGCTCGTGACCGGCGCCAACGGCAGCGGCAAGTCGAGCCTGCTGCGCGTCATGGCGGGACTGCTGCGGCCGGCGACCGGCACGCTGCACTGGCGCGGCCAAGCCGTGGCCGAGGACCGCGAGGCTTTCGCCGCGGACCTGCGCTATGTCGGCCACCTGGACGCGATCAAGCCGGTGCTGACGGTGGCGGAGAACCTCGCCTTCTGGGCGCGGCTGGCGGGGCACGGGCCGGACGCCGTGGCGCGCGGCCTGGAGGCGCTCGGCATCGGCCATCTGGCGGGATTACCGGCGCGGGTGCTGTCGGCGGGACAGCGGCGGCGGCTGGGGCTGGCGCGGCTGATCGCGGCACCGGCGCCGCTCTGGCTGCTGGACGAGCCGACGGTGGCGCTCGACACGGCGTCGGTCGCGGCGGTCGAGGCGGCGATCGCCGAACACAGGGCGGCGGGCGGGATCGCGGTCGTCTCGACCAACGCGCCCGTCAGCCTGCCCGAGGCAAGGCGGCTGGTAATGGACGACGCCGAACCCGTCGAGACCGTGGCGGACGGCTGGTGAGCGGCCTCGTCACGATCCTGCGGCGCGACCTGGCGCTGGCCAGCCGGCGCGGCAGCGAGGCCTCACTGGCGCTGCTGTTCTTCGTGCTGGGCACCGTGCTGTTTCCGCTCGGCATCGGGCCGGACCCCAACATGCTGGCCCGCGCCGGGGCCGGCCTCCTCTGGGTGATGGCGCTGCTCGCCTCGCTGCTGTCGATCGAGAAGCTGTTCCAGGCGGACTGGGAGGACGGCAGCCTGGACCTGCTGGTGCTCTCCGGCCTGCCGCTCGCCGGGATCGTGCTGGCCAAGACGGCGGCGCACTGGCTGGTCACCGGCCTGCCGATGGCGATCGCCTCGCCGCTGCTCGCCCTGCTACTGAACGTCGATGCGAAGGGGGTGGCGGCGCTGTCGCTCGCCCTGCTGCTCGGCACGCCGACGCTGAGCCTGATCGGCGCGGTTGGTGCGGCGCTGACGGTGGGGGCGCGGCGCGGCGGCGTGCTGCTGACGCTGCTGGTCCTGCCGCTCTACATTCCGGTGCTGATCTTCGGCGCGGGTGCGGCGGAATCGGCCGTTGCGGCCCAAGGCGCCCGCGCCCATCTGCTCGTCCTGGCTGCGTTTCTGCTCGCGGCGCTGCCGCTTTGCCCCTGGGCTGCCGGCGCCGCGCTGCGGCAGTCCGTGGAGTAGCGACCAGAGATGCACCGCTTCGCGAACCCCAACCGGTTCCTTCGCCTCGCGGCAGCGATCGTGCCGTGGAGCGCGGCGGCCACCGTCCTGCTCTTCGGCGTCGGGCTGACCTATGCGCTGGTCCTCTCGCCGCCGGACTATCAGCAGTCCGAGACGGTGCGGATCATGTACGTGCACGTCCCGGCCGCCTGGATGGCGATGGGCGCCTACGCCTTCCTGGCGCTGGCCAGTGCCGTCGCCATCGTCTGGCGCCATCCGCTCGCCGACCTCGCGGCCAAGGCCTGCGCGCCGATCGGCGCCGGCTTCACCGCCATCGCCCTGGTCACCGGCGCGCTCTGGGGGCAGCCGACCTGGGGCACATGGTGGGTGTGGGACGCGCGCCTCACCTCGGTGCTGATCCTGCTCTTCCTCTATCTGGGCTACATGGCGCTCTGGAACGCCTTCGACGACCAGAGCCGCGGCGCGCGGGCGGCCGGCATCCTGGCGCTGGTCGGCGTGGTCAACCTGCCGATCATCAAGTTCTCGGTCGACTGGTGGAACACGCTGCACCAGCCGGCCAGCATCACGCGCATCGGCACGCCGGCGATCCATCCGGCGATGCTGACGCCGCTGCTGCTGATGGCCGCGGCCTATGTCGCCTTCTTCGTCACGCTCCTGCTGCTGCGCACGCGCGCCGAGATCGCCGCGCGCCGGGTGCGGACGCTGCAGATCGCCCACAGCCGCGGCCCGGCTGCCGCCGCCATGCACGAACCGGGATATTCCTGAGCCATGGACAGCCTCGCCTCCTTCCTGCAGATGGGCGGCTACGCCTTCTACGTCTGGACCTCCTACGGGGTGACGGCGGCGGTGCTGGCCGGCCTGCTGGTGGCGACGCTGCGGACGCTGCGCGCCGCCGAACGCACGGCGGCGATCCTGGAGCGTGACCTGCCGCGCCGCCGCCGCGGCCGCGCCGACGGGATCGGCACCGGGACGCCGACGGGCCGCGATTGAGCATGCGGCGCCTCGCCTTCTTCCTGCCGGTCCTGCTGTTCCTGGGCGTCGCCGGCTACCTGCTGGTCGGGCTGTGGCTCGACCCGCAGCGGCTGCCGTCGGCGCTGATCGACCAGCCGGTGCCCGAGTTCGCCCTGCCCGCCCTCGCCGGTCGCACCGGCGGCGGTGCCGACAGGGAACGCGGCCTGTCGACCGCCGACCTGAAGACCGGCGGTGCGAAGATCGTGAACGTCTTCGCCTCCTGGTGCCTGCCGTGCCGCGCGGAGCATCCGATCCTGACGGAGTTGGCGGAGACGGCGGGCGTGCCGGTCCACGGCATCAACTACAAGGACGTGCCGGCCGCCGCAGCGAAGTGGCTGGCGGATCTGGGCGACCCCTTCGCCGCGATCGGCTCGGACCGCGACGGTCGGGTGGGGATCGACTTCGGCGTCTACGGCGTGCCGGAGACCTTCGTGATCGATGGCAACGGCGTCATCCGCTATCGCTATCCCGGCCCGCTGACGCCGGAGGTGGTGAAGCGCGAACTGCTGCCGGCCCTGCGGGCGGCAAAGGAAGCGGGCTGATGCGGCGCCTGCTGATCCTGCTGGCTCTATTGATCACGGCGCTGCATGCCCCCGGCCCCGCCTCGGGTCCCGCGTGGGCGGTACAGCCCGACGAGATCCTGGCCGATCCGGCGCTGGAGCAGCGCGCCCGGACGCTGGGCAAGGAGCTGCGCTGCCTCGTCTGCCAGAACCAGTCGCTGGACGATTCCAACGCCGACCTGGCGCGCGACCTGCGCCTGCTGGTGCGCGAGCGGCTGAAGGCCGGCGACAGCGACCAGGAGGTGCTGGACTATATCCACGCGCGCTACGGCGATTTCGTGCTGCTGCGGCCGCCGATGCGGCCGGGCACCTGGCTGCTCTGGTTCGGGCCGGCAGCCGTGATCCTGCTGGGCGGCGCCGGGATCGTGCTGTTCTTCCGGCGGCGCGGCGGCACGGCGGAGAGACCGGCGCCGCTGTCGGAAGCCGAGCGCGGCCGACTGGCGCGCGTCCTGGGCGACGAGGATCCGTCGTGACCGATCCGCTCTTCTGGATCGCCGCCGCCCTGCTGTCCGGCATCGTGGCGCTGGTCCTGGCCCGCCCGCTGCTGCGCGCCCGCCGCGCCGAAGACGTCTCGCCCGCTCAGGACCACGCAGCCAGCGACATCGCCGTCTACAGGGCGCAACTGGCCGAGGTCGAGCGCGACCTCGCGCGCGGCGTGCTGGCGGCCGGTCAGGCGGAAGCGGCGCGTATCGAGATCCAGCGCCGCCTGATCCGTGCCGGCGAACGCGCCGAGGCGGCGCCGGCCGGCGCCGGGCGGCGCATGCCGAAGCCGGCGGCCTGGGCGATCGCGCTGGCGGTGCCGCTCGCCGGGGTGGCCCTCTACATGGCCATCGGGACGCCGGGCGCGCCGGACATGCCGCTGAGCGAGCGGATCGCCGCGGCGCAGAGCCGGGACGCGGAGGAGCGTGCCCGTTTCGAGACGCTGACCGCGGACCTGCGGGAACGCCTGCGCGACCGGCCGGACGACGTTACCGGCTGGATTATGCTGGGCCGGTCGGAGCGGCTGCTCGGCCGCTACGCGCCCAGCCTCGCGGCATTCGAGACGGCGCTGAAGGCGGCGGGCGGCCCGGCCGCGGCACCGGCCGACCTGCTGGCGGATATCGGCGAGTCGCATGTCTACACCGCCAACGGCAGGGTCGACGGGGCGGCGCGCGGCTGGTTCGAACGCGCCCTCGCCCGCGATCCGTCGCACCTGAAGGCGCGGCACTATCTGGCGGTCGCCCGGTCGCAGGCCGGCGACGACCGCGGCGCGCTCGCCCTGATGCGCGGCATCGAGGTCGAAGCGCCGGAGAATGCACCCTGGCTGCCGGCGCTGCGCCAGCGGATCGCCCAGCTGGAGACGCGGATCGGTCCGGACGCCGCCTCGGTGCAACCGGAGCGGCCGTCGGCACCTGCCGCGCAGCCGGGGGGACCGTTCGCCGGTGCCGTCGCCGAGCGCGGACCGGACCGCGAGACGATGGCAGCGGCGGCGCAGATGTCACCGGAGGAACGCGAGGCCTTCATCCGCGGGATGGTGCAGCGGCTGGCCGACCGGCTGGCGGCGGAGCCCGACGACCCCGACGGCTGGGTGCGCCTCGGCCGGGCCCGCACGGTGCTCGGCGAGCCGGACGAGGCGAAGGCCGCCTACGAGAAGGCCGCGGCGATCTGGCGGGAACGGCTGGAAAATACGGCCGCGGACGCCCCGGACCGCGCCGAAATCGAAGGCCGGCTGCGACAGGTCGAGCAGCTGCTCTAACGTCGCAGCCGATCCGCCAGGGACAGGACGGCGCGGGCGACGGCCGTCTTCGTCTCCAAATCGGTCATTACGGTCTGCGCCACCGCCACCGTCAGCCCTTCGGCTTCGAGGTCCGATGCGAGGGCGGCGTCGGCCTCGTCCAGGAGGTAGCCGTCGAGGCGGATGCGCGAGCGGTAGTGCCGGGCGACGGCCGACGCGCTGACTTCGAATCCCAGTTCGGCCAGCATCTTGGCGGTCGGCCCCTTCACCGCCGCGCCGCCGACCACGGGCGAGACGGCGACGATGGGCGCCTTTACGTCGTTCAGCGCCTCCACGACACCCGGGATAGCCAGGATCGGATCGATGCTGATGAAGGGGTTGGAGGGGCAGATCACGACCGCGGCGAGGCCGGGGTCGGCGAGCGCTTCGGCGAGTGCGGGGGACGGACGCGCGGCGGCGGCGCCCTCGAAGCGGAAGCCGGTGACGCGTGGCTCGCAGCGCAGGCGCACGAAATAATGCTGGAAGGGCAGCGGGCCGTCGGGCGTCTCGACGACCGTGCGGACCGGCTGGTCGGTGGCGGGCACGATGGACGGGCCGATGCCGAGGCGGCCGCAGAGCGCCGCCGTGACCTCCGACAGCGTCTCGCCGGCGCGCAGGCGGCGGGTGCGTTCGGCGTGCAGGGCGAGGTCGCGGTCGCCGAGGTTGAACCAGGTGTCGCCGCCCAGTTCGCCCAGGGCGGCCATGAAGTTCCAGGTCTCGCCCTGGCGGCCCCAGCCGCGCTCGGTGTCCGACAGGCCGGAGAGCGTGTAGGTCAGCGTGTCGAGGTCGGGGCAGATGGTCAGCCCGAGATGCTCGAAATCGTCGCCGGGGTTGGCGGCGATCGTCAGGTCGGCGTGCGGCACCACCTGGGCGAGGCCGAGCGCCAGCTTGGCGCCGCCGATGCCGCCCGACAAAGCGAGGATGCGGACCGTCACCGGAAGAGGTCCATTTCCTTCGGCCGCACCAGGGCGGCCGCCGACTGATCGGAGGCGCTGAATTCCAGTCCGCGGACCAGGACGACCGGCGTCGCTTCCGCCGCCTGCCCCATCACCAGCGAGCCGGCGGCGGCGATCTCGTCGGCCTGGCCGACCGTGGTGACCTGGAGCGCGCGGCCGAACAGGTCGGGATGGCCGCGCAGGTCGGTCAGCGGCTCGATGCCGTAGCTGCCGATGGCGACGCCCACGGTGCCGTTGCGCCAGGCGCGGCCGTGGCTGTCGTTGATCACCACCGCCGCGCGCGCGCCGGTCCGCTCGGCCAGTTCGTCCGACAACCGCCGGGCCGATCCGTCCGGATCGCGCGGCAGCAGCAGCACGAGGTCGTCGGTGCCGATCTGCTCGATGTTGGAATGGTCGATGCCGGCATTGGCGGAGACGAAGCCCAGGCGGTGGGCGACGACGATGACGCCCGGCCGGAAGCGTACGACCTCGCTCGACTCGTCGAGGATGACCTGGACCATGCGGGGGTCCTTGGCCGTCTGGGCGGCGAGCGCCGCGGCGTGCGGCCCCGGCGTCACCGTCCGCAGGTCGACATAGCGATTCTCGGCCTTCGAGACGATCTTCTGCGCGACGACGAGGACATCGCCGGAGGCGAGCGCCTCGCCCGCCGCCGCGACCGCGTGCAGGATCAGTCCCGCGAGGTCGTCTCCGGGGGAGACCAGCGGGATGCCCGGCAGGGCGGTCATGGTGACGCGGCGGGTCATCGGCACCCTTCCAGGCGGCCCTGCGAGGTTCCGGGCGAGGTTCCGGCGCGGACGTCGTTTCGGGCGGGAGAAGCCGCCGCGGTCACACCCCCGGCTTTCCGGTGATGCGGATGCCGGCGCCCTCGATCTTGTAGCGGCGGTTGAGGGTGATCAGCACCGACGTCAGCGCCTCGGCCGCGGCGGAGTTCGCCAGCGGCCCGGCATGCCAACCGCGCAGGCCGGCCGCCTCGACCAGGGCCATGACGGCGTCGCGCGCCGCGGCCTTGTCGCCGCAGACCAGCACGTCGCACTCGATCTCCAGATCCTCGTCCTGGAGCTTGGCCGCCGCCACGTCCTGGAAGGCGGAGACGACCTGGACGCCCTCGCCCAGCAGCCGCTGCGCGATGACCGCCGCACAGCCCTCGGACGGAAGCTGCACCGTGCCGACCTTCGGCGGCTCGAGCGGGACCGTGGTGTCGACGAAGATCTTGCCCTGGCAGGCCGCGCGCACGCTCTCGATCGTCGAGGCGTGGCTGGACCACGGCACCGTCATGACGACGATGTCGGCGGCGGCCGCCGCCTCCGGGTTCGCCATGCCGCGGATGTCGCTGCGGCCGCTGCGGGTGTTGAGCTCGGCCGCGGCCGCCTCGGCCTTCTCGGCGCCGCGCGAGCCGATCACGAGCGGATAGCCGGCGCGCGCCCAGCGCCGCGCCAGTCCGGATCCGAGATCGCCGGTGCCGCCGAGCACTGCGACGGTGGGCCGACCTTCACTCATTTACGTCCTCCGGTGGGTGTGCGTACGTCGTCGGGAACCACGCTGCGGGCGACCGATGCGTCGAGCGCCTCGTAGTCGTGGTAGCCGATGGTTTCGTAGAGTTCGGCGCGCGTCTGCATGCCGTCGAGCAGGGCGGCGGCACTGCCGGCACGGGCCAGCTCGGCATAGAGGCCTTCCATGGCCTTCGCGGCGATACGCAGCGAGGAGACCGGCCAGATCACGATGCGGCAGCCGAAGGATTCCAGCTGGTCGGCGGTGAAGTAGGGCGTGCGGCCGAACTCGGTCATGTTCGCCATGACGGGAACGGGCACCGCCGCGCAGAAGGCGCGGAAGTCCGCCTCGCCGGTCAGGGCGTCGGGAAACAGGATGTCGGCGCCGGCCTCGGCATAGAGGCGGGCACGGCGGATGGCGCCGTCGAGGCCTTCCGACGCCGCGGCGTCGGTGCGGGCGATGATGCGCAGGTGCGAGCGCGCCCGCCGGGCGGCGGCGACCTTGGCCGCCATGTCCTCGGGCGACGCGAGGCGCTTGTCGTTCAGGTGGCCGCACTTCTTCGGCAGGATCTGGTCCTCGATCTGGACCGCGGCGGCGCCGGCATCCTCCAGTTCGCGCACGAGGCGCATGACGTTCAGCGCCTCGCCGTAGCCGGTGTCGCCGTCGACGATGAGCGGCAGGCCGGTGGCGCGCGCGATGCTGCGCGTCGAGGCGCAGAGTTCCTCCATCGTCAGCACGCCGAGGTCGGGCAGGCCGCGCGCCGCGGTCACCGCGCCCCCCGAGACGTAGAGGCAGCCGAATCCGGCGCGCTTCGCCAGCAGGCCGGCCATGGCGTCGTGCGCGCCCGGAACGCGGACGATCCCGGGCTGCGCGAGCATGGCGCCGAGCCGCTCGCCCGCCGGCGCCGCCTCCCAGAAATCAGCCGTCAGCCACGTCATCGCCGTCTCCGCCCGAAACCGTCCAGCCGCGCCCGGCCGAAGCGCGCGCAGTGAAGCACGCTTTCCGGCGAAGGTCACCAGGACGGCTGGGCCGCCGGGAGGGAGGCCGTCAGCCGCCTGTTCGTCAGCCGCCCATGCTTCAGCCGCCCGTCCGCTCGCGCACGAAGGCGCCGGCGCGTTCGATGGCGTCGCGGCCTTCCGAGAGGATGGGTGCGAACATGTGCCAGACGTGGACCATGTCGTCCCAAGGCTCCAGCACAACCTCGACGCCCGCGGCGCGCGCCCTGTCGGCGAGGCGGACGGCGTCGTCGAGGAGGCACTCGGCCGTGCCGACCTGGACCAGCAGCGGCGGCAGCCCCTTCAGGTCGGCGTACAGCGGCGAGGCGAGCGGCATCTTCGGGTCGGCACCGGCCAGATACTGATCGGCGAACCAGGCGATGACGGGCGGCCAGATGACCGGGTCGACCTCGGCCTTCGACTGCATCGTGGCGCCGGTGCCCTCCATGTCGGTCCAGGGCGAGATGCACACGCCGCCCGCCGGCATTGCGTCGCCGTCGTCCTG harbors:
- a CDS encoding DsbE family thiol:disulfide interchange protein; the protein is MRRLAFFLPVLLFLGVAGYLLVGLWLDPQRLPSALIDQPVPEFALPALAGRTGGGADRERGLSTADLKTGGAKIVNVFASWCLPCRAEHPILTELAETAGVPVHGINYKDVPAAAAKWLADLGDPFAAIGSDRDGRVGIDFGVYGVPETFVIDGNGVIRYRYPGPLTPEVVKRELLPALRAAKEAG
- the ccmB gene encoding heme exporter protein CcmB, giving the protein MSGLVTILRRDLALASRRGSEASLALLFFVLGTVLFPLGIGPDPNMLARAGAGLLWVMALLASLLSIEKLFQADWEDGSLDLLVLSGLPLAGIVLAKTAAHWLVTGLPMAIASPLLALLLNVDAKGVAALSLALLLGTPTLSLIGAVGAALTVGARRGGVLLTLLVLPLYIPVLIFGAGAAESAVAAQGARAHLLVLAAFLLAALPLCPWAAGAALRQSVE
- a CDS encoding cytochrome c-type biogenesis protein, translating into MRRLLILLALLITALHAPGPASGPAWAVQPDEILADPALEQRARTLGKELRCLVCQNQSLDDSNADLARDLRLLVRERLKAGDSDQEVLDYIHARYGDFVLLRPPMRPGTWLLWFGPAAVILLGGAGIVLFFRRRGGTAERPAPLSEAERGRLARVLGDEDPS
- a CDS encoding NfeD family protein; translated protein: MLEQIDYWHWMAFGALLGAVEILVPGVFFLWIGIAAVVIGFVLLLLPALPWGIQLVLFAVLSVASVYGGRGFFRVRDGDSDHPDLNRRGRKLVGQHFTLDAPSVDGRGRVKVGDGVWSYVTAGGDLAAGTRVRVVGVEGAVLRIEALP
- the acdA gene encoding 3-sulfinopropanoyl-CoA desulfinase; translated protein: MFALTPEQLKLQARARELAQGPVRGRAAEVDRTEQYPWDNVERLKDGGFVGMTIPTEYGGQGLSYLDAVLVTEQMSQACSVTGRVVVETNMGAISAVMAYGTHEQRQLAAGMVLDGDKPAICITEPGAGSSATEMTTRADKRGNRYVINGAKHWITGGGVSRLHLIFARVFDEKGEEEGIGGFLAIRDETEGLKIVKREPTMGLRGIPEAEIAFEDMEVPPSALVMPPRGLKKGFADLMNAYNSQRVGAATVALGIAQGAYELALDWSETREQFGRPINEFQGIQWKLADMSIKLAASQALVYKAAASAPPGGFPDMVMAAQAKVFTSESAIEVANQALQIFGARGYSRNNPVERMVRDVRMFTIGGGTAEILRTVVAGGILKKKLPQSRDGYVKKAAE
- a CDS encoding heme ABC transporter permease, whose amino-acid sequence is MHRFANPNRFLRLAAAIVPWSAAATVLLFGVGLTYALVLSPPDYQQSETVRIMYVHVPAAWMAMGAYAFLALASAVAIVWRHPLADLAAKACAPIGAGFTAIALVTGALWGQPTWGTWWVWDARLTSVLILLFLYLGYMALWNAFDDQSRGARAAGILALVGVVNLPIIKFSVDWWNTLHQPASITRIGTPAIHPAMLTPLLLMAAAYVAFFVTLLLLRTRAEIAARRVRTLQIAHSRGPAAAAMHEPGYS
- the ccmA gene encoding heme ABC exporter ATP-binding protein CcmA, producing the protein MFEGRDLACLRGERLVFGGVDFVLSAGEALLVTGANGSGKSSLLRVMAGLLRPATGTLHWRGQAVAEDREAFAADLRYVGHLDAIKPVLTVAENLAFWARLAGHGPDAVARGLEALGIGHLAGLPARVLSAGQRRRLGLARLIAAPAPLWLLDEPTVALDTASVAAVEAAIAEHRAAGGIAVVSTNAPVSLPEARRLVMDDAEPVETVADGW
- the ccmD gene encoding heme exporter protein CcmD, producing MDSLASFLQMGGYAFYVWTSYGVTAAVLAGLLVATLRTLRAAERTAAILERDLPRRRRGRADGIGTGTPTGRD
- a CDS encoding SPFH domain-containing protein; translated protein: MGFGAFEIFAIIVVVMAVLTVFMGVQTVSQGYEYTVERFGRYTRTLPPGLHIIVPFIDRIGARMNMMEQVLDIPSQETITRDNAMVGVDGVVFYQVLDPVAASYEVRQLEFAIMNLTMTNLRTVMGSMDLDDLLSQRDVINAKLLTVVDEATNPWGVKITRIEIKNIEPPTELVNAMARQMKAEREKRATILEAEGDRQGQILKAEGLKQSAILEAEGRREAAFRDAEAREREAEAEAKATELVSAAIAGGNAQAINYFVAQKYVEALQAIATANNQKVVLMPLEAASVIGAIGGIAEIARGAFPGQVPPGLVERAAGGLRQGGSVPPSGFTG
- a CDS encoding PIN domain-containing protein; the protein is MPGGSFLDTNVLLYLDATDAPEKQATARVLWERLRRSGEGVISTQVLQEYYAAATRKLGVRPDIARRRVDLWATLRVLQVNVPMIRAAIVREQRDRLSFWDALIVEAAVGAGCETLFSEDLQTGRRFEQLLIVNPFAGD